From Nitratidesulfovibrio vulgaris str. Hildenborough, a single genomic window includes:
- a CDS encoding amino acid ABC transporter ATP-binding protein translates to MTPMIEIRNLHKSYGDHHVLRGIDLTVRTGEVVVVIGPSGSGKSTALRCINRLEEITSGTIIVDGYDLYDPKTDINHVRTEAGMVFQQFNLFPHMSVLENVTIGPVKVRRMARQEAQALGLALLEKVGLADKAHAYPDQLSGGQKQRVAIARSLAMQPKVLLFDEPTSALDPELVGEVLEVMKQLAREGMTMVVVTHEMGFAREVADRVIFIDYGKIQEEGPPNELFADPKNPRLREFLGKVIH, encoded by the coding sequence ATGACCCCCATGATAGAGATACGCAACCTGCACAAGTCGTACGGCGACCATCACGTGCTGCGCGGCATCGACCTCACCGTGAGAACCGGCGAGGTGGTCGTCGTCATCGGCCCTTCGGGGTCGGGCAAGTCGACGGCCCTGCGCTGCATCAACCGGCTTGAAGAAATCACGTCCGGTACCATCATCGTGGACGGCTACGACCTCTACGACCCCAAGACCGACATCAACCATGTGCGCACCGAGGCGGGCATGGTCTTTCAGCAGTTCAACCTCTTTCCGCACATGAGCGTGCTGGAGAACGTGACCATCGGCCCCGTCAAGGTGCGCCGCATGGCCCGGCAGGAGGCGCAGGCCCTCGGCCTGGCCCTGCTGGAAAAGGTGGGGCTGGCAGACAAGGCGCACGCCTACCCCGACCAGCTTTCAGGCGGGCAGAAGCAGCGCGTGGCCATCGCCCGTTCGCTGGCGATGCAACCGAAGGTGCTGCTGTTCGACGAACCGACCTCGGCCCTCGACCCCGAACTTGTGGGGGAGGTGCTTGAAGTCATGAAACAGCTGGCGCGTGAAGGCATGACCATGGTCGTGGTCACCCATGAGATGGGCTTCGCCCGCGAAGTGGCCGACAGGGTCATCTTCATCGACTACGGCAAGATTCAGGAGGAAGGCCCGCCGAACGAGCTTTTCGCCGACCCGAAGAACCCCCGCCTGCGGGAGTTTCTGGGCAAGGTCATCCATTAG
- a CDS encoding ABC transporter permease subunit (The N-terminal region of this protein, as described by TIGR01726, is a three transmembrane segment that identifies a subfamily of ABC transporter permease subunits, which specificities that include histidine, arginine, glutamine, glutamate, L-cystine (sic), the opines (in Agrobacterium) octopine and nopaline, etc.): protein MAFDFQPQVMLDTAPLLLAGVKLTVLITLGGLALGFLLGAVAGLANSGRKAAFKVPATIYIEAIRGTPLIVQVMFLYFGVPLATGMRIPPETAGILAIAVNSGAYIAEIVRGAIASIDTGQSEAGRSIGLTRLQTMLYIIWPQAFRRMIPPLGNQFIISLKDTSLLVVIGVGELTRQGQEIIAVNFRAFEVWLTVAVFYLAMTLSIAWALRRLERSFSARSAR, encoded by the coding sequence ATGGCATTCGACTTCCAACCACAGGTGATGCTGGATACGGCTCCGCTGCTGCTCGCCGGCGTGAAGCTCACCGTCCTCATCACGCTCGGCGGGCTCGCGCTGGGCTTTCTGCTCGGCGCAGTGGCGGGCCTTGCCAACTCGGGCCGCAAGGCGGCCTTCAAGGTTCCGGCCACCATCTATATTGAAGCCATCCGTGGCACGCCGCTCATCGTACAGGTCATGTTCCTCTATTTCGGCGTTCCTCTGGCCACCGGAATGCGCATCCCTCCCGAGACGGCGGGCATCCTTGCCATTGCCGTGAACTCCGGGGCCTACATCGCCGAAATCGTGCGAGGCGCCATCGCCTCCATCGACACGGGGCAGTCCGAGGCAGGCCGTTCCATCGGCCTCACACGCCTCCAGACCATGCTCTACATCATCTGGCCGCAAGCCTTCAGACGCATGATTCCGCCGCTGGGCAACCAGTTCATCATCTCCCTCAAGGATACTTCGCTGCTCGTCGTCATCGGCGTCGGCGAACTGACCCGGCAAGGGCAGGAGATCATCGCCGTCAACTTCCGCGCCTTCGAGGTGTGGCTCACCGTCGCCGTGTTCTACCTCGCCATGACCCTGAGCATCGCGTGGGCCCTGCGCCGTCTCGAGCGCAGCTTCTCGGCGCGCTCGGCACGCTAG
- the glnH gene encoding glutamine ABC transporter substrate-binding protein GlnH translates to MKRLVKLVLGLALVLGLAATASAKQLVVAHDTNFKPFEFKGEDGKYTGFDIELWQAIAKIAGVDYKLQPMDFNGIIPGLQTGNVDVGIAGITIKPERAAVVDFSDPYYDSGLMILVRENETGIKAVEDLAGKIVAVKTATSSVDFMKSFGKAKELKLFPNNDSMFFELMAGGADAVIFDMPVVKEFAMTAGKGKVKVVGPLYQGQSYGIGFPKGSELVGKVNDALKQLKADGSYDKLFVKWFGYAPEKK, encoded by the coding sequence ATGAAACGTCTCGTCAAGCTCGTACTCGGCCTCGCCCTCGTACTCGGCCTCGCTGCCACCGCCTCCGCGAAGCAGCTCGTGGTCGCCCACGACACCAATTTCAAGCCCTTCGAGTTCAAGGGTGAAGACGGCAAGTACACCGGCTTCGACATCGAACTGTGGCAGGCCATCGCCAAGATCGCGGGCGTGGACTACAAGCTGCAGCCCATGGACTTCAACGGCATCATCCCCGGCCTCCAGACCGGCAACGTCGATGTGGGCATCGCTGGCATCACCATCAAGCCCGAACGCGCCGCCGTGGTCGACTTCTCCGACCCCTACTACGATTCCGGCCTGATGATCCTCGTCCGCGAGAACGAGACGGGCATCAAGGCTGTCGAAGACCTCGCGGGCAAGATCGTCGCCGTGAAGACCGCCACTTCGTCCGTCGACTTCATGAAGTCGTTCGGCAAGGCCAAGGAACTGAAGCTGTTCCCCAACAACGACAGCATGTTCTTTGAACTGATGGCTGGCGGTGCCGATGCCGTCATCTTCGACATGCCCGTCGTGAAGGAATTCGCCATGACCGCCGGCAAGGGCAAGGTCAAGGTCGTGGGCCCGCTGTATCAGGGCCAGTCCTACGGCATCGGCTTCCCCAAGGGCAGCGAGCTTGTGGGCAAGGTCAACGACGCCCTCAAGCAGCTCAAGGCCGACGGCTCCTACGACAAGCTCTTCGTGAAGTGGTTCGGCTACGCCCCCGAAAAGAAGTAG